One segment of Candidatus Scalindua japonica DNA contains the following:
- a CDS encoding polysaccharide deacetylase family protein → MHANSEGKYRIPILTYHSIDTSGSIISTSPEKFLQQMQFLSHYSYNVISLSKIISFINEKQPFPKKTVAITFDDGFNNIFEIAYPILRKLGYTATIFLVTGYCGKKNNWSGQLRGVPEFDLLEWDKVIEMANNGIEFGSHTMSHPDLTELTLAQAREEIVGAKRSQKERLGKEPLFFAYPYGRESNKIREIVRDEFKCALSTVLEFVNTDSNIYSLPRIDMCYFSRNNFFTWLGTSKFSGYINIRKFLRSLRSI, encoded by the coding sequence ATGCACGCTAATTCTGAAGGCAAATACCGTATTCCAATATTAACCTACCATTCCATTGACACTAGTGGCTCTATTATTTCAACATCCCCGGAGAAGTTTCTCCAACAGATGCAATTTCTGTCTCACTATTCCTATAATGTAATTTCCTTAAGTAAGATAATAAGCTTCATCAATGAAAAACAGCCTTTTCCCAAGAAAACGGTGGCAATTACATTTGACGATGGATTTAATAATATTTTTGAAATAGCATATCCAATACTCAGAAAACTTGGATACACGGCCACTATTTTTCTTGTTACAGGATATTGCGGAAAAAAAAATAACTGGAGTGGCCAACTAAGAGGAGTTCCTGAATTTGATTTACTTGAATGGGACAAGGTGATTGAAATGGCCAATAATGGTATTGAATTTGGTTCTCATACTATGAGTCACCCTGATCTAACTGAGCTTACACTCGCTCAAGCCAGAGAAGAAATAGTCGGAGCAAAAAGAAGCCAGAAAGAACGCCTTGGGAAAGAGCCTCTTTTTTTTGCCTATCCTTATGGTAGGGAGTCAAATAAGATAAGGGAAATTGTTAGGGATGAATTTAAATGTGCTCTTTCAACAGTGTTGGAATTTGTGAATACAGATAGTAACATCTATTCCTTACCAAGAATAGATATGTGTTATTTTTCAAGAAATAATTTTTTCACATGGTTAGGCACATCAAAATTCTCCGGTTATATTAATATCAGAAAATTTTTGCGCTCTCTTAGAAGTATTTAA
- a CDS encoding glycosyltransferase family 39 protein, whose amino-acid sequence MTNRINKSILFSIIAVIAIICISLMPSLKIIQSFAIPVTSDINRLLTGMSLFKVGLIINGFVLFLLFYKSSRSTNVNNPLYNNPSGIYKDINSKPRFKSSIALVLLLVIAALLRLRGINSDLWYDEVLTLVEFVRLPFGQLLTSYIDQNNHVFYSLLSNISVSVFGESPGALRLPALLFGLASIWVLYNLARNLTDDREAWLATILITLSYHHVWFSQNARGYTGLLFCTLSGTCLFIKVLRKASTVSCIIYAAFMALGIYTHLTSVFLLVSHIIIYCFILLKHTNFLKNVTSSDWWPVKSFILVGLFTFQLYSLILPQVINSFQGRLGEGALRVEAWTNPIWGLFEAVKGLSISFGTILGGVIALLLFGAGLISYARSNQIVIWLLLIPLLIGTITLIIAHLHFYPRFFFFLLGIGFLVLVRGTTESARLFQLLLPKKLSSYFSVRKAGTLFASIIIVASFITLANNYRYPKQDYSGALAYIKENCKDSDLVVSVGMAMYPFEKYYAPEWETIKTLDALNEILSDNKTIWLVYIFQDHMESLYPEIMSSINQDFTVAKKFPGTLNGGSVYVCVNDKSQRLNTYF is encoded by the coding sequence ATGACCAACAGAATAAATAAGAGTATACTTTTCAGCATAATCGCTGTAATAGCAATTATATGTATCTCATTGATGCCATCCTTGAAAATAATCCAGTCATTTGCTATCCCGGTAACGTCTGATATTAATAGACTACTCACCGGTATGAGTCTGTTTAAGGTTGGGTTGATAATAAATGGTTTCGTTTTATTTCTATTATTTTACAAGAGCAGTAGAAGTACAAATGTAAACAATCCTTTATACAATAATCCTTCCGGCATATACAAAGATATTAATTCCAAACCGCGATTTAAGTCTTCAATAGCATTGGTATTGTTACTGGTTATTGCCGCTTTATTGAGATTAAGGGGGATTAATTCAGATCTTTGGTATGATGAGGTGCTAACGCTTGTAGAGTTCGTCAGGCTTCCGTTTGGCCAGCTTCTTACAAGTTACATAGACCAGAATAATCATGTTTTTTACTCTTTACTCTCAAATATCAGTGTCTCGGTTTTTGGAGAGAGCCCGGGCGCACTCCGGCTACCAGCACTATTGTTTGGATTAGCCAGTATCTGGGTCCTATATAATCTGGCGAGAAACCTTACCGATGATAGAGAAGCATGGCTTGCCACAATCTTAATAACACTATCATACCACCACGTCTGGTTTTCACAAAACGCACGGGGCTACACGGGTCTGCTTTTTTGTACGTTATCAGGGACCTGTCTTTTTATAAAAGTTCTTCGAAAAGCCTCAACTGTTTCTTGTATTATTTATGCCGCGTTCATGGCACTGGGAATATATACTCATTTAACATCTGTTTTTTTACTGGTAAGTCATATTATTATTTACTGCTTCATTTTGTTAAAACACACAAATTTCCTTAAAAACGTAACTTCCTCTGATTGGTGGCCTGTGAAATCGTTTATCTTAGTGGGCCTTTTCACATTCCAGTTGTACTCTCTGATCCTTCCTCAGGTAATCAACTCCTTTCAAGGGCGCTTAGGCGAAGGGGCTTTGCGTGTGGAGGCATGGACCAATCCTATTTGGGGATTGTTTGAGGCAGTAAAAGGATTAAGCATCAGCTTTGGAACAATCCTTGGGGGAGTAATAGCATTATTACTATTTGGAGCAGGATTAATCAGTTATGCCAGATCTAACCAAATTGTTATCTGGTTATTGCTAATTCCCTTGCTCATCGGAACGATAACGTTGATAATAGCCCATCTTCACTTTTATCCACGTTTCTTTTTCTTCCTTCTCGGTATAGGATTTTTAGTCCTGGTCCGTGGTACCACAGAATCAGCGCGTTTATTTCAATTATTACTGCCAAAAAAACTTTCGTCTTATTTCTCTGTTCGAAAAGCGGGAACTCTCTTTGCCAGTATTATTATTGTCGCTTCTTTTATTACCCTGGCAAACAATTATCGCTACCCAAAGCAAGATTATTCCGGAGCTTTAGCATATATTAAAGAGAATTGCAAAGATAGCGATTTGGTGGTATCCGTAGGCATGGCCATGTATCCTTTCGAAAAATACTATGCTCCTGAGTGGGAGACGATCAAAACACTTGACGCGCTCAACGAAATACTTTCAGATAATAAAACTATATGGCTTGTATATATATTCCAAGATCATATGGAATCTTTATACCCTGAAATCATGTCCAGTATTAATCAGGATTTCACTGTTGCAAAGAAGTTTCCCGGAACATTAAACGGAGGATCTGTATATGTCTGTGTGAATGACAAGTCTCAACGATTGAATACTTATTTTTAA
- a CDS encoding B12-binding domain-containing radical SAM protein, with protein sequence MKVVLCFPSSLPGQKPNYGLQPMGVLYIATVLQKNGIDAMVLDADIEGLTVKEMVESILSANPDLVGFSIMTPQLMSALDTSALLKKSRPYLPIVLGGAHISSTLDDTFSFADCFDFAVYGEGEMTMVEVIKRMKQGKTHEYLNGIQGVIYRDKDGTVRTNPPRPWIADIDTLPPINYKLIDITRYRIPTMTGRYVVAMLSSRGCPFKCTFCDAPTTTGKKVRFHSIKRAVKDIKHNYDNFGVRNFTFRDSTFTVKRSWVVEFCEAVIKSGMKISWRCGTRVNLVDEELLKLMKRAGCHIINFGVESGHPQILNKMKKEVEIDQIYRAHELTRKYGIRTYATFVIGSPGETDETMRATLKVALGIRTSLAMFFIAVAYPGTDMYEKAVEEGVVEPRWWAKQTWDPKLHSAFQKRWGWTADAGAIKIPGFDAEAWQKCATRAFYMRPRFVWDTLIFTLKNPYFLKHLINLSTELLPFYKIPLLFQKTNINKEYHSHSKCPSAPTVDYYNRKDVDSKQKI encoded by the coding sequence ATGAAAGTAGTGCTTTGCTTTCCCTCTTCACTTCCCGGACAAAAACCGAATTATGGTTTGCAGCCAATGGGTGTTTTATATATTGCCACAGTATTGCAGAAGAATGGTATCGATGCAATGGTTTTAGATGCTGATATAGAAGGTTTGACTGTCAAAGAAATGGTTGAATCAATTCTGTCGGCAAACCCGGATCTCGTAGGATTCAGCATCATGACACCACAACTTATGTCAGCTCTTGATACCTCAGCACTGTTAAAAAAGTCACGTCCATACCTCCCGATTGTTTTGGGTGGTGCGCATATAAGCTCTACTCTCGATGATACATTTTCTTTTGCCGATTGCTTTGATTTTGCTGTATATGGTGAAGGAGAAATGACCATGGTGGAAGTAATAAAAAGAATGAAACAAGGTAAAACCCATGAATATTTGAATGGGATTCAGGGGGTCATTTATCGTGATAAGGATGGTACGGTGAGGACGAATCCTCCACGCCCATGGATTGCTGATATAGATACTTTGCCCCCAATAAATTACAAGCTGATAGACATTACCAGGTATCGTATCCCGACAATGACCGGACGTTATGTAGTTGCGATGCTGAGTTCAAGAGGATGTCCTTTTAAATGTACATTCTGCGATGCACCAACAACTACCGGCAAGAAGGTCCGTTTCCATTCCATAAAACGCGCGGTTAAAGACATTAAGCACAACTATGACAACTTTGGGGTCAGAAATTTTACTTTCAGAGACAGTACGTTTACTGTAAAGAGGAGTTGGGTAGTTGAATTCTGTGAAGCCGTTATCAAATCCGGTATGAAGATTAGCTGGAGATGTGGCACACGAGTCAACCTTGTAGACGAAGAACTGTTGAAATTGATGAAGCGTGCCGGGTGCCACATTATTAATTTTGGTGTCGAATCTGGCCACCCTCAAATCCTTAATAAGATGAAGAAAGAGGTGGAAATAGATCAAATATACAGAGCTCATGAGTTGACAAGAAAGTATGGCATTCGTACATATGCAACATTTGTAATAGGTAGTCCGGGAGAAACAGATGAAACGATGCGGGCTACTCTTAAAGTAGCATTGGGGATTCGGACCAGTCTGGCAATGTTTTTTATTGCTGTCGCGTATCCAGGAACTGATATGTATGAAAAGGCGGTAGAAGAAGGGGTCGTAGAGCCAAGATGGTGGGCAAAACAGACTTGGGATCCAAAACTTCATTCCGCATTTCAAAAGAGGTGGGGTTGGACTGCTGACGCCGGTGCTATTAAAATTCCTGGATTTGATGCTGAGGCCTGGCAAAAATGTGCTACAAGAGCGTTTTATATGCGTCCCCGTTTTGTATGGGATACTCTAATATTCACACTAAAAAATCCATACTTTCTAAAACACTTGATCAACTTAAGCACTGAATTGCTTCCATTTTACAAGATACCTTTACTATTTCAAAAAACAAATATAAACAAGGAATATCATAGCCACTCAAAATGCCCATCTGCGCCAACAGTAGACTATTACAATCGAAAAGATGTCGATTCAAAGCAAAAAATTTGA
- a CDS encoding glycosyltransferase family 2 protein, which translates to MAEYLNKTDRKVNPNLSDQAMNNVEVSIVIPAYNEEDVIADQIKDVHKVMEQTEWIYEVIVVNDGSTDGTAKQVMEQNAKLCNLPHNLGYGAALKTGIKEARSEYIVIIDADGTYPTTAIPVLLEKAHEYDMVVGARTGKDVNIPFVRKPAKWFLNFLANYLSGKHIPDLNSGLRVFRKSLIENFINILPSGFSFTTTITLAMSCNDYQVYYHSIDYYQRVGKSKIMPIHAYYFLLLIIRTIVYFNPLKVFLPLGGIFFITGIVKFIYDVIQWHLSESLLLGMLCMLSAGTIWSIGLLADLISKVGLSPRQK; encoded by the coding sequence ATGGCAGAATACTTGAATAAAACGGACCGAAAAGTGAACCCGAACTTGAGTGATCAAGCAATGAATAATGTAGAAGTTTCCATCGTCATCCCCGCCTATAACGAAGAAGACGTAATTGCAGATCAGATTAAGGACGTGCACAAAGTGATGGAGCAAACTGAGTGGATTTATGAGGTGATAGTTGTTAATGACGGTTCCACTGACGGTACTGCGAAACAGGTGATGGAACAAAATGCGAAACTTTGTAATCTTCCACATAATCTGGGATACGGTGCAGCTCTGAAAACTGGTATAAAAGAGGCACGTTCTGAATATATTGTCATTATTGACGCTGATGGCACCTATCCAACTACCGCAATACCGGTGTTGCTAGAGAAAGCTCACGAGTACGATATGGTTGTCGGCGCCAGGACCGGAAAAGATGTAAACATCCCATTTGTACGAAAACCGGCTAAATGGTTCTTGAATTTTTTGGCAAATTATCTTTCCGGTAAACATATTCCGGACCTCAACTCGGGTTTACGAGTATTCAGAAAATCTTTGATTGAAAATTTTATCAATATTCTCCCTTCAGGTTTTTCATTTACGACCACTATTACCCTTGCAATGTCGTGTAACGACTATCAGGTGTATTACCACTCTATCGACTATTATCAAAGGGTTGGAAAATCAAAAATAATGCCAATACACGCCTATTATTTTTTACTGTTGATAATACGCACTATTGTTTATTTTAATCCTTTAAAAGTTTTCTTACCACTGGGTGGGATATTCTTCATCACTGGCATAGTTAAATTTATTTATGATGTTATACAATGGCACCTTTCTGAAAGTCTTTTGTTGGGAATGTTGTGTATGCTGTCCGCGGGGACCATTTGGTCAATCGGGCTTTTAGCTGACTTGATTTCCAAGGTTGGATTATCTCCAAGGCAAAAATAA
- a CDS encoding GDP-mannose 4,6-dehydratase, which translates to MQVLVTGGAGFIGSHLCERLLEDGHRVVAIDDLSTGNTENLTGCMENKDFSFFSGSVLDEQAMHTLVSKSDIIYHLAAAVGVKLIIEQPVRTIETNIKGTEVTLNLAKKFGKKVLIASTSEVYGKSERVPFREDDDCLLGSTTFSRWSYACSKAVDEFLGLAYCKQYGVPVLIIRLFNTVGERQTGQYGMVVPRFVEAALSGKPLLIYGDGRQTRCFAYVKDVINGMIALVNNSSSYGNVYNIGSTEEITINKLAEKIKKMTGSSSTIRYVPYKEAYGQAFDDMKRRIPCIDKIQNHVDYNPEISLDDTLGIIIDYLRKDVNSNMKNVLKETSS; encoded by the coding sequence ATGCAGGTATTAGTTACAGGTGGTGCTGGTTTCATTGGCAGTCATCTTTGTGAAAGACTTTTGGAGGATGGACATCGGGTGGTTGCTATAGACGATCTTTCAACCGGTAATACGGAAAATCTCACTGGTTGCATGGAGAATAAAGATTTTAGTTTTTTTAGTGGTTCCGTGCTGGACGAACAGGCCATGCATACCCTCGTAAGTAAAAGTGATATAATCTACCATCTGGCGGCGGCAGTAGGAGTCAAATTGATAATCGAACAACCTGTCAGAACGATTGAGACTAACATCAAAGGTACTGAAGTTACTCTTAATCTTGCAAAAAAATTTGGGAAAAAAGTTCTCATCGCCAGTACTTCTGAAGTATATGGTAAGAGTGAAAGAGTCCCGTTTAGAGAAGATGATGATTGTCTGCTTGGCTCAACAACTTTCAGCCGATGGAGTTACGCTTGTTCAAAAGCGGTAGACGAATTCTTAGGGCTTGCTTATTGTAAACAGTACGGTGTGCCTGTCCTTATAATACGTCTCTTTAATACGGTAGGAGAACGTCAAACAGGGCAATATGGTATGGTTGTACCAAGATTTGTGGAAGCGGCACTATCAGGTAAACCGTTGTTAATCTATGGAGATGGGAGGCAAACAAGATGCTTCGCATACGTTAAAGATGTAATTAATGGTATGATTGCATTGGTAAATAATAGCAGTTCATACGGCAACGTTTATAATATTGGATCTACTGAGGAAATCACAATTAATAAACTTGCTGAAAAAATCAAGAAGATGACAGGTAGTTCTTCTACAATACGGTATGTGCCATATAAAGAGGCTTATGGACAGGCTTTTGATGATATGAAGCGCAGAATTCCATGCATTGACAAAATACAGAATCATGTTGACTATAATCCAGAAATATCACTAGATGACACATTGGGAATAATAATCGACTATTTAAGAAAAGATGTGAATAGTAATATGAAAAACGTATTAAAAGAAACCAGTTCCTGA
- a CDS encoding methyltransferase domain-containing protein: MLKTSFRDCIINLAKAMLSPEVRNWVVRQQKRFHLQWPPAGTVRFGSFRRLTPISPIFAIDRGFPIERYYIEKFLSERSSDIRGHALEMGDDFYLRKFGGNRIEKIDVLSVVQSPNATIVADLTCSNHLPSNTFDCIILTQTLQMIFDVKAALKHLHRILKPGGALLLTSHGISKIGRRLGRDNWGEYWHITTQSAERLFLENFPDAEIQVNSYGNVLTAMCSLHGLSSEELSTEELNHVDPDFEVIVTVRAVKR, from the coding sequence GTGTTAAAAACATCATTTAGAGATTGCATTATTAATCTTGCAAAGGCCATGCTTTCCCCTGAAGTTCGTAACTGGGTAGTACGGCAACAGAAGAGATTCCATCTGCAATGGCCTCCCGCCGGAACTGTTCGTTTTGGCAGTTTCAGGAGACTTACTCCAATTAGTCCTATTTTTGCTATTGATCGAGGGTTTCCAATAGAACGATATTATATTGAAAAATTTTTGTCGGAAAGATCATCTGATATTCGCGGACATGCACTTGAGATGGGAGATGATTTTTATCTCCGCAAATTCGGTGGCAACCGTATTGAAAAAATTGATGTATTAAGCGTTGTACAAAGTCCTAATGCGACTATTGTTGCAGATTTAACCTGTTCTAATCATTTACCATCTAATACTTTTGATTGCATAATCCTGACACAAACGTTACAAATGATTTTTGACGTAAAGGCAGCGTTAAAGCACTTACATCGTATTTTAAAACCTGGTGGAGCTTTGTTACTAACTTCACACGGTATCAGTAAAATAGGCCGCCGTCTAGGCCGGGACAATTGGGGTGAGTATTGGCATATCACCACACAATCTGCAGAAAGACTATTTTTGGAAAATTTTCCTGATGCAGAAATTCAGGTAAATTCATACGGAAATGTACTCACAGCAATGTGTTCACTGCATGGACTCTCGTCTGAGGAACTCTCAACTGAAGAACTGAATCACGTCGATCCCGACTTTGAGGTAATAGTCACAGTACGTGCTGTAAAACGATAG
- the cmoA gene encoding carboxy-S-adenosyl-L-methionine synthase CmoA gives MKHDEIFEGNAARGSDFEFNAEVAEVFDDMLYRSVPFYREQQYCIAEIARKFWIPGTNIYDLGCSTAATLLLLGKELGDSAQMTGYDNSQPMLDRASQNLEKADIGNRIKLKLLDFNKDLADAELENASVVILCWTLQFVRPLFRDRLIKWIYKGLVNGGAMVVTEKILTNDSNMNRFFIEFYYDFKRRNGYSEQEISKKREALENILVPFRVEENIELFRRNGFEIVETFFQWYNFSGFLCVKNSS, from the coding sequence ATGAAGCATGATGAAATATTTGAAGGTAATGCAGCCCGCGGAAGCGATTTTGAATTTAACGCCGAAGTTGCTGAGGTTTTCGATGACATGCTATATAGGAGCGTTCCATTTTATAGAGAACAGCAATATTGCATTGCAGAGATTGCCAGAAAATTCTGGATCCCTGGTACCAATATATACGATTTAGGATGTTCTACTGCTGCTACACTGCTTCTACTTGGGAAAGAGCTTGGAGATTCAGCTCAAATGACCGGATATGACAATTCCCAACCTATGCTCGATCGTGCCAGTCAGAATTTAGAAAAAGCCGACATTGGGAATCGTATAAAACTTAAGTTGCTTGACTTTAATAAAGATCTGGCAGATGCTGAGTTGGAAAACGCCAGTGTAGTTATATTATGCTGGACACTGCAATTCGTAAGGCCGTTATTTCGTGACCGACTGATCAAATGGATTTATAAGGGCCTTGTCAACGGGGGCGCAATGGTGGTAACTGAAAAAATACTTACGAACGATTCTAACATGAACCGTTTTTTCATTGAATTTTATTATGATTTTAAACGGCGCAATGGATATTCGGAACAGGAGATTTCAAAAAAGAGAGAGGCGTTAGAAAATATCCTGGTACCTTTCAGGGTTGAAGAAAATATTGAACTTTTTCGACGTAATGGATTCGAGATTGTCGAAACCTTCTTTCAATGGTATAATTTCAGCGGTTTTCTTTGTGTAAAAAACAGTTCCTAA
- a CDS encoding glycosyltransferase family 4 protein, with protein sequence MNRLLNFCMITTFYPPYSFGGDAMGIYRLSNAVARLGHKVDIIHCKDAYFALNPKVPERDFQNHSNITLYGLKSRLGLLSPLLTQQTGYPFLKSRKIEKILSAKKYDVIHYHNISLVGGPKLLRPRKEITLYTTHEHWLVCPMHVLWKFNRELCKKRSCFVCSLVWKRPPQLWRYTNLLNNAVKNVDYFISPSRFTINKHHESGLKNPFVHMPYFLPLSEELSYEKINEKDEKHIGPYFLFVGRLEKIKGLQNLIPVFKEYSKAKLLIAGDGGYGKTLRKLARGNDNIRFLGKSNHRELRKLYKHAIAVIVPSICYEVFGIIIIESFSMKTPVIVNNISAPTEVIEDSGGGFIYNNNKELIQAMDILRTEPETRKSLGEKGYEAYRKYWTEDNCLKIYFDLINKIALKKKIDITVKETFTSEQPTFASSATESDIKCRY encoded by the coding sequence ATGAATCGTTTACTTAATTTTTGTATGATAACGACATTCTACCCTCCGTATAGTTTTGGAGGTGATGCAATGGGTATTTATCGGCTTTCTAATGCGGTAGCGAGACTGGGCCATAAAGTTGATATTATCCATTGTAAGGATGCATATTTCGCGCTGAATCCAAAAGTGCCTGAGAGGGATTTCCAGAATCATTCGAATATCACCTTATACGGCTTAAAGAGCAGACTGGGACTGTTATCTCCGCTTCTAACTCAACAGACGGGATATCCTTTTCTGAAAAGCAGGAAAATAGAAAAAATACTGAGTGCGAAAAAGTATGACGTAATTCACTATCACAATATTTCACTTGTTGGCGGACCAAAATTGCTAAGGCCGAGAAAGGAGATTACTCTTTATACGACTCACGAGCATTGGTTAGTGTGCCCAATGCATGTTTTATGGAAATTTAACAGAGAACTCTGTAAAAAACGGAGTTGTTTTGTCTGTTCTCTGGTCTGGAAAAGGCCTCCACAATTATGGCGATATACCAATCTGCTGAACAATGCTGTAAAAAATGTAGATTATTTTATTTCTCCAAGCAGATTCACAATTAACAAGCACCACGAATCGGGATTGAAAAACCCCTTTGTCCATATGCCATATTTTCTCCCTCTATCAGAAGAGCTTTCTTACGAAAAGATAAATGAGAAGGATGAAAAACACATTGGACCATATTTTCTTTTCGTTGGTCGGTTGGAGAAAATTAAGGGACTTCAAAATCTCATCCCGGTATTCAAAGAATATTCTAAAGCGAAACTGCTTATAGCAGGTGATGGGGGATATGGCAAAACATTGAGAAAATTAGCGAGAGGAAATGACAATATTAGATTTCTGGGAAAATCTAACCATCGTGAATTAAGAAAATTATATAAACATGCTATTGCCGTTATCGTACCTTCTATCTGTTATGAAGTGTTCGGGATCATCATAATAGAATCCTTTTCGATGAAAACACCGGTTATAGTAAATAACATCAGTGCCCCAACTGAAGTAATCGAAGATAGCGGTGGAGGGTTTATTTACAATAACAACAAAGAATTAATTCAGGCTATGGATATTTTGAGAACAGAACCGGAAACAAGAAAAAGTTTAGGTGAAAAAGGATACGAAGCGTATAGAAAATATTGGACAGAAGATAATTGTCTGAAAATATATTTTGATCTGATAAATAAAATAGCGCTGAAGAAGAAAATTGATATTACCGTTAAAGAAACATTCACGTCAGAACAGCCTACCTTTGCATCTTCTGCAACAGAAAGCGATATAAAATGCAGGTATTAG
- a CDS encoding NAD(P)/FAD-dependent oxidoreductase, which yields MEESAKETNNMNVVIMGGGPAGLTAAYELSKKHIKATVLEKDKVVGGISRTVNYKNYLFDIGGHRFFTKISAVNKIWKDVLGNNFLRRKRLSRIYFNKKFFYYPLRPFNALYGLGIWNCFLILFSYLYAHLFPSKMEDNFEQWVSNRFGKRLYQIFFKTYTEKVWGISCREIRAEWAAQRIKGLSLMSALKNSITKPQNNDRKERIIKTLIDEFDYPKYGPGMLWEAISEYVQKKGTQVCRNTKVVGILCNNYKIDSIEVRQNGQNRLIHGSHFISSLPLRELIQIFKPSVPEKILNASNQLNYRDFITIVLIVNKRNIFNDNWIYIHDQDVKLSRIQNFKNWSPYMVPDKNKTCLGLEYFCFEEDELWATSDQDLFELGKRELEALGLAQGCDVEDHTVFRMPKAYPVYDSKYRNALKIIRQFLSKIDNIQVVGRNGMHKYNNQDHSMLTAMYAVENILGKNHNLWEVNESQEYHEKDKIGMPDELILQAFTKMDKSAFAIATGSVSGLLIFTATIWLVLKGGEVVGPNLQLLSQYFIGYSVTVTGAFIGAAYGILCGGTFGWLLAYMRNLSISFFINRIKKKEELSSFRDFSEHF from the coding sequence ATGGAAGAATCAGCAAAAGAAACTAATAACATGAATGTTGTCATTATGGGTGGTGGCCCTGCGGGTTTAACTGCTGCTTATGAACTTTCGAAAAAACATATAAAAGCCACCGTTTTGGAAAAGGACAAAGTTGTTGGTGGGATTTCCAGGACGGTTAATTACAAAAACTATCTATTTGACATTGGTGGACACCGTTTTTTTACAAAAATCAGCGCAGTAAATAAGATATGGAAGGATGTTCTGGGTAATAACTTTCTTAGACGAAAACGGCTTTCAAGGATCTACTTCAATAAAAAATTCTTTTACTATCCACTCCGCCCATTTAATGCTTTGTATGGACTGGGAATTTGGAATTGTTTTTTGATTCTTTTCAGTTATCTTTATGCACATTTATTTCCTTCAAAAATGGAAGATAACTTTGAACAATGGGTTTCCAATCGCTTTGGAAAACGCTTGTATCAAATATTTTTTAAGACGTACACTGAAAAAGTCTGGGGTATATCATGTCGCGAAATCAGGGCTGAATGGGCGGCACAGAGGATTAAAGGGCTCTCTCTTATGAGTGCTCTAAAAAATTCCATCACAAAACCCCAAAATAATGACAGGAAAGAAAGAATTATAAAAACACTCATTGATGAGTTTGATTATCCAAAATATGGACCCGGGATGTTATGGGAAGCTATTTCTGAATATGTTCAAAAAAAGGGAACTCAGGTATGCAGAAATACCAAAGTTGTTGGAATTCTGTGCAACAATTACAAAATTGATTCTATAGAGGTTAGACAAAACGGGCAAAACAGGTTAATACATGGGAGCCATTTTATTAGCAGTTTACCCCTCAGGGAACTAATACAAATATTCAAACCATCCGTGCCGGAAAAAATCCTTAACGCGTCTAACCAGCTTAATTATCGAGACTTTATAACTATAGTACTTATTGTTAATAAGCGAAATATATTTAATGACAATTGGATTTATATTCACGATCAGGATGTTAAACTCAGCAGAATTCAGAATTTTAAAAATTGGAGTCCGTATATGGTTCCTGATAAAAATAAAACCTGCCTGGGTCTCGAATACTTCTGTTTTGAGGAAGATGAATTGTGGGCTACATCTGACCAAGATCTTTTTGAATTGGGGAAGAGAGAGCTCGAAGCATTAGGCCTCGCTCAAGGTTGTGATGTTGAGGACCATACTGTTTTCAGAATGCCAAAGGCGTATCCGGTGTACGACTCTAAATATAGAAACGCACTTAAGATTATACGCCAATTCCTGAGTAAAATTGACAATATTCAAGTTGTTGGAAGAAACGGTATGCACAAATACAACAATCAAGACCATTCCATGTTAACCGCAATGTATGCAGTGGAAAATATATTAGGCAAAAACCACAATTTATGGGAAGTAAATGAAAGCCAGGAATATCATGAGAAGGATAAGATAGGTATGCCAGATGAACTTATTCTACAAGCATTTACAAAAATGGATAAATCAGCATTTGCCATTGCAACCGGGTCTGTTTCAGGACTGCTTATATTTACCGCAACTATTTGGCTGGTTTTGAAGGGGGGTGAAGTAGTGGGTCCCAATCTTCAACTCCTCAGCCAATATTTTATCGGGTATTCAGTAACAGTCACTGGTGCATTTATTGGGGCGGCTTATGGCATTCTCTGTGGCGGGACCTTCGGTTGGCTGCTTGCTTACATGAGAAATCTATCTATCTCCTTTTTCATAAATCGCATAAAAAAGAAAGAAGAATTATCATCATTTAGAGATTTCTCGGAACATTTCTAA